From a single Fusobacterium ulcerans ATCC 49185 genomic region:
- a CDS encoding GNAT family N-acetyltransferase: MVQLKKLTDNKKKYIDLLLLADPEEKAIDKYINDCEVFYLTENEKVLGQCAAIEIDKHKCEIKNLAVCKTMHRKGYGKNLIALICEYYKGKYTSILVGTADNGIEFYEKCGFKISHKIKNFFIDNYDIPIYDDGVQCIDMIYLEKKI, translated from the coding sequence ATGGTGCAATTAAAAAAACTAACAGATAATAAGAAAAAATATATTGATCTACTGTTGTTAGCTGATCCAGAAGAAAAAGCTATAGATAAATATATCAATGATTGTGAAGTATTTTATCTTACTGAAAATGAAAAAGTTTTAGGTCAATGTGCTGCCATTGAAATAGATAAACACAAATGTGAAATAAAAAATCTAGCAGTTTGTAAAACTATGCATAGAAAAGGTTATGGAAAAAACCTCATTGCTCTTATCTGTGAATATTATAAAGGAAAATACACTTCTATATTAGTAGGAACTGCTGATAATGGAATAGAATTTTATGAAAAATGTGGATTTAAAATATCTCATAAAATAAAAAATTTCTTTATTGATAACTATGATATTCCAATCTATGATGATGGAGTACAGTGTATAGATATGATTTATTTAGAAAAGAAAATATAA
- a CDS encoding nucleoside triphosphate pyrophosphohydrolase, producing MKKRTVYNKLVRDNILEIIADNHQEYTYHIATDDEYKMKLLEKLKEEVQEFIEAKNMEEMSDIFEVIEHIIIAFNLNKKDILEIKNKKAETRGKFNKKIILESVYEKSNK from the coding sequence ATGAAAAAAAGGACTGTTTATAATAAACTTGTCAGAGATAATATTCTTGAAATTATTGCTGATAATCATCAAGAATATACATACCATATAGCAACAGATGATGAATATAAGATGAAATTATTAGAGAAATTAAAAGAAGAAGTTCAAGAATTTATAGAAGCAAAAAATATGGAAGAGATGAGTGATATTTTTGAAGTTATTGAACATATTATAATCGCTTTTAATTTGAATAAAAAAGATATTTTAGAAATTAAGAATAAAAAAGCTGAAACAAGAGGGAAATTTAATAAGAAAATTATTCTTGAATCTGTTTATGAAAAAAGTAATAAATAA
- a CDS encoding dihydrodipicolinate synthase family protein, giving the protein MKKANFLTPVVTAFDANGNLDVQANKNVWDHLIKGGVDGLVIMGSTGEFFSMTTEQKKELIKLVVEHVNKRTKVYIGTSCMTVEDTVELSNFAIEAGADAVMIISPYYFALSDESVEFFYDKVAEAVKGYIYLYNFPDRTGHDLTPEITLNLLRKHKNIVGFKDTVSEMGHTRKLMTTVLKEFPDFIVLSGFDENFVHNILCGGSGCIGGLSNLCPELFADWVKAINAKNMDEVARIQKIVDKLMDLYPIGTPFIPIMKKAMILHGVEMKDYCTKPFLPATEEQTEQIKAVMKEAGLL; this is encoded by the coding sequence ATGAAAAAAGCAAATTTTCTGACTCCAGTAGTGACTGCATTTGATGCAAACGGAAATCTGGATGTTCAGGCTAATAAAAATGTATGGGATCATCTTATTAAAGGTGGAGTAGATGGACTTGTAATTATGGGAAGTACAGGAGAATTTTTCTCTATGACTACTGAACAGAAAAAAGAACTTATTAAATTAGTGGTAGAGCATGTAAATAAAAGAACAAAGGTATATATTGGAACTAGTTGTATGACAGTTGAAGATACAGTTGAACTTTCAAATTTTGCAATAGAAGCTGGAGCAGATGCAGTAATGATTATCAGTCCATACTATTTTGCTCTTTCTGATGAAAGTGTAGAATTTTTCTATGACAAAGTAGCAGAAGCTGTAAAAGGATATATATATTTATATAACTTCCCTGATAGAACAGGACATGACTTAACTCCAGAAATTACATTAAATCTTCTTAGAAAACATAAAAATATAGTTGGATTTAAAGATACTGTAAGTGAAATGGGACATACTAGAAAACTTATGACTACAGTATTGAAAGAATTCCCAGATTTTATTGTATTATCAGGATTTGATGAAAACTTTGTTCACAATATTCTATGTGGAGGAAGTGGATGTATTGGAGGGCTTTCAAACTTATGTCCAGAACTTTTTGCTGATTGGGTAAAAGCAATAAATGCAAAAAATATGGATGAAGTTGCTAGAATTCAAAAGATAGTAGATAAATTAATGGATCTTTATCCAATAGGAACTCCATTTATTCCTATTATGAAAAAAGCTATGATACTTCATGGAGTGGAAATGAAAGATTATTGTACAAAACCTTTCTTACCAGCAACTGAAGAACAAACTGAACAAATAAAAGCAGTGATGAAAGAAGCAGGACTTCTATAA
- a CDS encoding fumarylacetoacetate hydrolase family protein, with the protein MKFVRFKNENNENLGIFNNDESKIIEISSVLNGRKFSSMIDLIENITEEEIELLQKTFGGKISEFVQYDVSRVKICSPIKRPIHDIICVGVNYKDHLEETKESFKDDFTEPAKTVYFSKRASEIIGAEDAVKSRMDLDTHLDYEVELAVIMGKRGTDIAREDVEKYIFGYSIFNDISARVLQQSHLQWYRGKSLDTYSSMGPSILHKTALPFPIEVDVKSYVNNELRQSSNTKLFLADIPQIISEISAGITLEPGDIIITGTPSGVGMGMKPQGFMKKGDIVTCEIPEIGKLINTIE; encoded by the coding sequence ATGAAATTTGTAAGATTTAAAAATGAAAACAACGAGAATTTGGGTATTTTCAATAATGATGAATCAAAAATCATTGAGATATCTTCTGTATTAAATGGCAGAAAATTTTCTTCAATGATTGATCTTATAGAAAATATCACTGAAGAAGAAATAGAACTGCTTCAGAAAACTTTTGGGGGAAAGATTTCTGAGTTTGTTCAGTATGATGTTTCAAGAGTAAAAATATGTTCACCAATTAAAAGACCTATTCACGATATTATATGTGTGGGAGTGAATTATAAAGATCATTTAGAAGAAACAAAGGAAAGTTTTAAGGATGATTTTACTGAACCAGCAAAAACTGTATATTTTTCAAAAAGAGCTTCTGAAATAATAGGAGCAGAAGATGCAGTAAAAAGCAGAATGGACTTGGATACACATTTAGATTATGAAGTAGAATTGGCAGTTATTATGGGAAAAAGGGGAACAGATATAGCCAGAGAAGATGTTGAAAAATATATTTTTGGATATTCAATATTCAATGATATATCTGCTAGAGTGTTGCAACAATCTCATCTTCAATGGTATAGGGGTAAAAGTCTGGACACTTATTCATCTATGGGACCAAGTATACTGCATAAAACAGCTCTTCCATTTCCAATAGAAGTAGATGTAAAAAGTTATGTTAATAATGAATTAAGACAATCTTCAAATACAAAATTATTTTTAGCTGATATTCCTCAAATAATATCTGAAATATCAGCAGGAATAACTCTTGAACCTGGAGATATAATAATAACTGGAACACCATCTGGAGTAGGAATGGGAATGAAACCTCAAGGGTTTATGAAAAAGGGAGATATAGTAACTTGTGAAATTCCAGAGATAGGAAAACTTATCAATACTATAGAATAA
- a CDS encoding UxaA family hydrolase yields the protein MNFLGYRRPDGRVGVRNKIFILPASVCASDTTRIIASQIEGAVTFNNQNGCSQVAGDQQLTMDVMAGMAANPNVYGIIVVSLGCENCQMDLVVDAIRERTNKPMETFIIQENGGTITTIERAVRAGRKMAQEASRLQREEFPISELIVGTECGGSDPTSGLASNVLIGELSDRLVALGATSILSETTEFIGAEHILAARAKTPEIKERIYEIVHRYEKALQLVGEEVRDGNPSPGNIAGGITTLEEKSLGCIHKGGHTEVTAVYDYGKQVEEKGLVVMDTPGNDPSSVAGMVAGGAQVIVFSTGRGTPTGNPISPVIKITGNKITFANMSDNIDIDASPVIYGPQTLKELGEEFLQELVEVANGKQTKAETLGYTEMAIARLCNYV from the coding sequence ATGAATTTTTTAGGATATAGAAGACCAGATGGAAGAGTTGGAGTAAGAAACAAGATATTTATTTTACCAGCAAGTGTTTGTGCATCAGATACTACAAGAATAATAGCTTCTCAAATAGAAGGGGCAGTTACATTCAACAACCAAAATGGATGTTCACAAGTAGCAGGAGACCAACAGCTTACAATGGATGTTATGGCTGGAATGGCAGCTAACCCAAATGTATATGGAATAATAGTTGTTTCTCTTGGATGTGAAAACTGCCAAATGGATTTAGTTGTAGATGCAATAAGAGAAAGAACAAATAAACCAATGGAAACATTCATCATTCAGGAAAATGGTGGAACTATAACAACAATAGAAAGAGCTGTTCGTGCTGGAAGAAAAATGGCACAGGAAGCTTCAAGACTTCAAAGAGAAGAATTTCCAATATCTGAATTGATAGTTGGAACTGAATGTGGAGGATCAGATCCTACAAGTGGTCTTGCATCAAATGTACTTATAGGAGAACTAAGTGACCGTTTAGTAGCACTTGGAGCTACTTCTATTCTTTCTGAAACTACAGAATTTATAGGAGCAGAACATATTCTTGCAGCTCGTGCTAAAACTCCAGAGATAAAAGAAAGAATATATGAAATTGTACATAGATATGAAAAAGCTCTTCAATTAGTTGGAGAAGAAGTAAGGGATGGAAATCCATCACCAGGAAATATAGCAGGAGGAATCACTACTCTTGAAGAAAAATCTCTTGGATGTATCCATAAAGGAGGACATACAGAAGTTACAGCTGTATATGACTATGGAAAACAGGTAGAGGAAAAAGGTCTTGTAGTAATGGATACTCCAGGAAATGACCCTTCATCAGTAGCAGGAATGGTAGCTGGAGGAGCTCAAGTTATAGTATTCTCTACAGGTAGAGGAACTCCTACAGGAAACCCTATTTCTCCAGTAATTAAAATCACTGGAAATAAAATAACATTTGCAAATATGTCAGATAATATTGATATAGATGCAAGCCCAGTTATATATGGACCACAAACATTAAAAGAACTTGGAGAAGAATTCTTACAAGAATTAGTAGAAGTAGCTAATGGAAAACAAACTAAAGCAGAAACTTTAGGATATACAGAAATGGCTATTGCAAGATTATGTAATTATGTATAG
- a CDS encoding UxaA family hydrolase — translation MINALIIDVKDSVGVAIEQIAKGTEISYKAGDKVLTLTALGDIQIYHKFATRDIAKGEPVVKYGEHIGIASEDIKAGAHVHTHNVESHRENL, via the coding sequence ATGATCAATGCTTTAATAATTGATGTGAAAGACAGTGTGGGAGTAGCTATTGAACAAATTGCTAAAGGAACAGAAATAAGCTATAAAGCAGGAGATAAAGTTTTAACACTTACAGCTCTTGGAGATATTCAGATATATCATAAATTTGCAACTAGAGATATAGCTAAAGGAGAGCCAGTAGTGAAATATGGAGAGCATATAGGAATTGCATCTGAAGATATAAAAGCTGGTGCACATGTACATACTCATAATGTAGAAAGTCACAGAGAGAACTTATAG